From a single Leopardus geoffroyi isolate Oge1 chromosome E1, O.geoffroyi_Oge1_pat1.0, whole genome shotgun sequence genomic region:
- the RHBDF2 gene encoding inactive rhomboid protein 2 — protein MASADKNGESVSSVSSSRLQSRKPPNLSITIPPPETAAPGEQASMLPQRPRNPAYVKSVSLQEPRGRWQEGSSEKRPGFRRQASLSQSIRKGTAQWFGVSGDWEAKRQHWQRRSLHHCSVRYGRLKASCQRDLELPSQEVPSFQGTESPKPCKMPKIVDPLARGRAFRHPDEVDRPHAPHPPLTPGVLSLTSFTSVRSGYSHLPRRKRMSVAHMSFQAAAALLKGRSVLDATGQRCRVIKRSFAYPSFLEEDVVDGADTFDSSFFSKEEMSSMPDDVFESPPLSASYFRGIPRSASPVSPDGVQVPLKDSGRASAPGARRSRRLASTVKHFAFDRKRRHYGLGVVGNWLNRSYRRSISSTVQRQLESFDSHRPYFTYWLTFVHIIITLLVICTYGIAPVGFAQHVTTQLVLRNKGVYESVKYIQQENFWIGPSSIDLIHLGAKFSPCIRKDQQIDQLVLRERDLERDSGCCVQNDHSGCIQTQRKDCSETLATFVKWQDDTGPPMDKSDLGQRRTSGAVCHQDPRTCEEPASSGAHIWPDDITKWPICTEQAKSNRTGFLHIDCQIRGRPCCIGTKGSCEITTREYCEFMHGYFHEEATLCSQVHCLDKVCGLLPFLNPEVPDQFYRLWLSLFLHAGVVHCFVSVVFQMTILRDLEKLAGWHRIAIIFILSGITGNLASALFLPYRAEVGPAGSQFGLLACLFVELFQSWQLLERPWKAFFNLSAIVLFLFVCGLLPWIDNIAHIFGFLSGLLLAFAFLPYITFGTSDKYRKRALILVSLLVFAGLFASLVIWLYVYPVHWPWIEYLTCFPFTSRFCEKYELDQVLH, from the exons ATGGCCTCCGCTGACAAGAATGGCGAGAGCGTCTCCTCCGTGTCCAGCAGCCGCCTGCAGAGCCGGAAGCCGCCCAATCTGTCCATCACCATCCCTCCACCCGAGACCGCGGCCCCTGGCGAGCAGGCCAGCATGCTGCCCCAG AGGCCCAGGAACCCAGCCTACGTGAAGAGTGTCAGCCTCCAGGAGCCACGGGGACGATGGCAGGAGGGCAGCTCAGAGAAGCGCCCAGGCTTCCGCCGCCAGGCCTCCCTGTCCCAGAGCATTCGAAA GGGCACAGCCCAGTGGTTCGGGGTCAGCGGCGACTGGGAGGCGAAGCGGCAGCATTGGCAACGCAGGAGCCTGCACCACTGCAGCGTGCGCTACGGCCGCCTCAAGGCCTCGTGCCAGCGGGACCTGGAGCTCCCCAGCCAGGAGGTGCCGTCCTTCCAGGGCACCGAGTCTCCAAAACCCTGCAAGATGCCCAAG atTGTGGATCCACTGGCCCGAGGACGGGCGTTCCGCCACCCGGACGAGGTGGACAGGCCCCATGCCCCACACCCGCCCCTGACCCCCGGGGTCCTGTCCCTCACATCCTTCACCAGCGTCCGCTCTGGCTACTCCCACCTGCCCCGCCGCAAGAGGATGTCTGTGGCCCACATGAGCTTTCAGGCTGCCGCCGCCCTCCTCAAG GGGCGCTCCGTGCTGGATGCCACGGGACAGCGGTGCCGGGTGATCAAACGCAGCTTTGCCTACcccagcttcctggaggaggacgTGGTCGATGGGGCAGACACATTTGACTCCTCATTTTTTAGTAAG gaagaAATGAGCTCCATGCCCGACGATGTGTTTGagtctcccccgctctctgccaGCTACTTCCGGGGGATCCCACGCTCGGCCTCCCCGGTCTCCCCCGATGGGGTGCAGGTCCCTCT GAAGGACTCCGGCCGAGCCTCGGCGCCCGGGGCCAGGCGCAGCAGGCGCCTCGCCTCCACGGTGAAGCACTTTGCCTTTGACCGCAAGAGGCGGCACTACGGCCTGGGCGTGGTGGGCAACTGGCTGAACCGCAGCTACCGCCGCAGCATCAGCAGCACCGTGCAGCGCCAGCTGGAGAGCTTCGACAGCCACCG GCCCTACTTCACCTACTGGCTGACCTTCGTCCACATCATCATCACGCTGCTGGTGATCTGCACGTATGGCATTGCACCCGTGGGCTTTGCCCAGCACGTCACCACCCAGCTG gtGCTCAGGAACAAAGGTGTGTATGAGAGCGTGAAGTACATCCAGCAGGAGAACTTCTGGATCGGCCCCAGCTCG aTCGATTTGATCCACCTGGGAGCCAAGTTCTCGCCCTGCATCCGGAAGGACCAGCAGATCGACCAGCTGGTGCTTCGGGAGCGAGACCTTGAGCGGGACTCGGGCTGCTGTGTCCAGAACGACCACTCAGGCTGCATCCAGACCCAGCGGAAAGACTGCTCG gAGACTTTGGCCACTTTTGTCAAGTGGCAGGATGACACGGGCCCCCCCATGGACAAGTCTGATCTGGGCCAGAGGCGGACATCGGGGGCAGTGTGCCATCAGGACCCTAG AACCTGTGAGGAGCCAGCCTCTAGCGGCGCCCACATCTGGCCCGACGACATCACCAAGTGGCCA ATCTGCACGGAGCAGGCCAAGAGTAACCGCACGGGCTTCCTGCACATAGACTGCCAGATCAGGGGCCGCCCGTGCTGCATCGGCACCAAGGGCAG ctgtgagatcaccaccCGGGAATACTGTGAATTCATGCACGGCTATTTCCACGAAGAGGCAACACTCTGCTCCCAG GTGCACTGCTTGGACAAGGTGTGTGGGCTGCTGCCCTTCCTCAACCCCGAGGTCCCAGATCAGTTCTACAGGCTCTGgctgtctctgttcctccacgCTGG cgTGGTGCACTGCTTCGTGTCGGTGGTCTTCCAAATGACCATCCTGCGGGACCTGGAGAAGCTGGCCGGCTGGCACCGCATCGCCATCATCTTTATCCTCAGCGGCATCACCGGCAACCTCGCCAGTGCCCTCTTCCTCCCCTACCGGGCGGAG gtGGGCCCGGCCGGGTCGCAGTTCGGCCTCCTTGCCTGCCTCTTCGTGGAGCTCTTCCAGAGCTGGCAGCTGCTGGAGCGGCCCTGGAAGGCCTTCTTCAACCTGTCGGCCATCGTCCTCTTCCTGTTCGTCTGCGGCCTCCTGCCCTGGATCGACAACATCGCCCACATCTTCGGCTTCCTCAGCGGCCTGCTGCTGGCCTTCGCCTTCCTGCCCTACATCACCTTCGGCACCAGCGACAAGTACCGCAAGAGGGCCCTCATCCTGGTCTCGCTGCTGGTCTTCGCCGGCCTCTTCGCCTCTCTGGTCATCTGGCTCTACGTCTACCCCGTGCACTGGCCCTGGATCGAGTACCTCACCTGCTTCCCCTTCACCAGCCGCTTCTGCGAGAAGTACGAGCTGGACCAGGTGCTGCActga